From the genome of Melitaea cinxia chromosome 12, ilMelCinx1.1, whole genome shotgun sequence, one region includes:
- the LOC123658303 gene encoding uncharacterized protein LOC123658303, protein MALYGAPVFADALASRDNKALLRRPQRAIAVRAIRGYRTVSWTAATLLAGDPPWELQAEMLARVYAAKSSLRAGEGQVRSTDRAMDIRTQAQRALMIKWEESLGSPAAGTVTVDAIRPHLSRWVQRRHGVLTFRLTQVLTGHGCFALLIMETKTKTRLPQEGTCASGKGESLRASSDARCPFDSGEGTLCYCDSPHMGVDVVPGKGGDTTSARNTDSDNSLRSGGSNEPSLSRTGLPSRDRKGRFLSRQKGPSKGQDKGGNRFAVLAADDKTDTDTDMVSGSPDRHIALTGRRKRPSSSTFASGRDGSDTEAEGAGLAKINTARRGKARGTTAGPSREKFLKPAPVRPEPVNILIDNEPDVGSLIVDDVVALNAQELRARAGEGLAVILEVARKSGNLKGEFVAKLKRSATDLSEVVDAFASRTEADEVRRLRAENRRFRIEIEAMKTELKAMRRGFAEAKTEAAANAAAAAAAAANASVAGPPATLPVAAMLEEFKHSLTCSLGDMMNVRLAQIEERLPPAPSVRPQLGAGGPRRPETAATTSAAPSTVAREETWATVVKRGKGKRKGKGKSSAPPSTPAVEGRTAAPAVKPTGKPAAASSARPAAKPTAKPTKQPGRPAIKATVKAKFKAPKTAAVVVQLQPAAIEKGQTYDSIFRSAEDTVKLEELGIERILFRHTATGARMLEIPGSDKEEKADRLASRLREALSDVATVVRPVKTAQVRISGLDDTATPERVAAAVAKATSSDVGTVRVGAIRSGFGGMGSTVVSCPVSVAKALTEGGRLLIGWSSVRVSALEALPMRCFKCMGLGHTRPKCPATVDRGDLCFKCGNAGHKVASCPEKTPRCVVCAEGGKPSGHIMCGRRCRPATSKGKGALGTRAPRETASQTAADGVAPPAAAGEVEVVMSE, encoded by the exons ATGGCACTGTACGGTGCCCCCGTGTTCGCCGACGCTCTCGCGTCTCGCGACAACAAGGCCCTCCTGCGGAGACCCCAGAGGGCCATAGCGGTGAGAGCGATACGGGGATACCGTACGGTGTCGTGGACGGCGGCCACGCTTCTCGCGGGCGATCCGCCCTGGGAACTCCAGGCGGAGATGCTCGCGAGAGTGTACGCGGCAAAGTCGAGCCTCAGAGCTGGAGAAGGGCAGGTCCGTAGTACGGACCGAGCGATGGACATCAGGACTCAAGCTCAGAGGGCCCTGATGATCAAGTGGGAGGAGAGCCTGGGGTCTCCGGCGGCGGGCACGGTGACGGTGGACGCGATACGTCCACATTTAAGTCGCTGGGTCCAAAGGCGGCACGGGGTGCTGACCTTCCGCCTGACGCAGGTGCTTACCGGGCATGGTTGCtttg CCCTATTAATCATGGAAACAAAGACCAAAACGAGACTACCCCAGGAGGGTACCTGCGCCTCCGGCAAAGGAGAATCCCTCCGTGCATCTTCGGATGCACGCTGCCCGTTCGATTCTGGGGAGGGCACCCTTTGTTACTGTGATTCGCCCCATATGGGCGTTGACGTTGTGCCCGGGAAGGGCGGTGATACGACCTCTGCAAGAAATACGGACTCCGATAACAGCCTTCGGAGTGGCGGCTCAAACGAGCCGTCACTCTCGAGGACTGGTCTCCCCTCGCGAGATCGCAAGGGGAGATTCCTCTCACGCCAAAAAGGCCCTTCTAAGGGCCAGGACAAAGGTGGAAACCGTTTTGCGGTTCTGGCTGCGGACGACAAAACGGACACCGATACAGACATGGTTTCGGGATCCCCTGATAGGCATATTGCTTTGACGGGACGGCGGAAGCGACCCTCATCCTCGACCTTCGCGTCTGGGCGTGACGGTTCGGACACGGAGGCCGAGGGCGCGGGCCTCGCTAAAATTAACACGGCGAGAAGGGGAAAGGCGAGAGGAACCACGGCGGGTCCTTCCCGCGAAAAGTTCCTCAAGCCAGCACCTGTCCGGCCGGAACCCGTAAACATACTCATCGACAACGAGCCCGACGTCGGCTCGTTGATCGTAGACGACGTCGTTGCGCTCAACGCGCAGGAACTCAGGGCGCGCGCGGGCGAGGGACTCGCCGTAATACTAGAGGTTGCCCGGAAATCCGGGAACCTCAAAGGCGAGTTCGTCGCAAAGCTGAAGAGGTCCGCGACGGACCTGAGCGAGGTGGTCGACGCCTTTGCCTCTAGGACCGAGGCCGATGAAGTGAGGCGGCTCCGAGCGGAGAACCGCCGCTTCAGGATCGAAATAGAGGCAATGAAAACGGAGCTGAAGGCGATGCGGCGCGGCTTCGCCGAGGCGAAGACGGAAGCGGCCGCtaacgccgccgccgccgccgccgccgctgccaACGCCTCAGTCGCCGGTCCACCTGCGACACTTCCGGTGGCGGCCATGCTAGAGGAGTTCAAGCACTCCTTGACCTGCTCGCTGGGCGATATGATGAACGTCCGGCTGGCGCAGATCGAGGAGAGGCTGCCGCCGGCTCCGTCGGTCCGCCCCCAACTGGGAGCTGGTGGACCTCGACGCCCTGAGACGGCGGCCACtacgtcggcggccccctccaCGGTTGCCCGGGAGGAAACCTGGGCAACAGTGGTTAAAAGAGGGAAGGGCAAGAGGAAGGGGAAAGGGAAGTCCTCCGCCCCTCCATCTACACCTGCAGTCGAAGGCCGGACTGCCGCCCCTGCGGTGAAGCCGACTGGCAAGCCAGCCGCGGCGTCGTCCGCGCGACCGGCCGCCAAGCCGACCGCCAAGCCGACCAAGCAGCCTGGAAGGCCGGCAATAAAGGCGACGGTTAAGGCCAAATTCAAGGCCCCGAAGACTGCGGCAGTCGTCGTCCAGCTGCAGCCGGCGGCTATAGAGAAGGGTCAGACGTACGACTCCATCTTCCGGTCGGCCGAAGACACCGTGAAATTGGAGGAACTGGGGATCGAGCGCATCCTCTTCCGTCATACGGCGACGGGAGCGAGGATGCTCGAGATACCCGGTTCCGACAAAGAGGAGAAGGCCGACCGGCTCGCCAGCCGGCTCAGGGAGGCCCTCTCGGACGTGGCCACCGTCGTCAGGCCCGTTAAGACCGCGCAGGTGCGCATCTCGGGCCTGGATGACACGGCCACTCCCGAGAGGGTGGCGGCGGCGGTCGCGAAGGCGACATCGTCCGACGTCGGCACGGTGAGGGTCGGGGCGATCCGCTCCGGCTTCGGCGGCATGGGCTCCACCGTCGTATCCTGCCCCGTCTCGGTTGCGAAAGCGCTGACCGAGGGGGGCAGGCTACTGATCGGCTGGAGCTCGGTGCGAGTGTCGGCCCTGGAGGCGCTCCCCATGCGCTGCTTTAAGTGCATGGGGTTGGGCCACACGCGCCCGAAGTGTCCGGCGACTGTCGACAGGGGCGACCTCTGCTTTAAATGCGGGAACGCGGGGCACAAGGTCGCCTCCTGCCCGGAGAAGACACCGCGCTGCGTGGTGTGCGCCGAGGGAGGAAAGCCCTCGGGGCACATCATGTGCGGCCGCAGGTGCAGGCCTGCGACCTCGAAAGGAAAGGGGGCCCTCGGAACCCGGGCCCCCCGAGAGACCGCAAGCCAGACAGCCGCAGACGGCGTTGCCCCCCCGGCCGCGGCGGGGGAGGTGGAGGTTGTGATGTCTGAGTAA